The window AGCTTATCATGACCGTAATTAGGCGTGTAACCATTCTGGGTGTGGGGATAGACGACGTAAATACGGATGAAGCTCTAACTATCATGGAAGGGTTTATTTCAAGCCGAAAGCCCCACATGGTTGTAACCGCCGACTCATCAGGCATAGTAATGTCCAGGTACGATTCCGAGCTTCGGGCAATAATTAATTCCGCAGATCTCGTTACGCCAGATAGCTATGGAATACTTTGGGCTGCGCGGCGACAAGGTACACCCCTCCGGGAACGCGTTTCTGGCATTGACATTGTGCACCTGCTTTGCAAACGGGCGGCTGAGAAAGGCTACTCAATTTTCCTACTTGGTGCTGCTCCTGGTGTGTCGGAAGCCGCCGCCGAAAATCTCAAACGAGAATGCCCGGGATTAGTTGTCGTGGGTACTCATCATGGCTTCTTTCACGAGGAAGAATCGCCAAAAATTGTTGAATTTATTAAATCATGTCAGCCAGATATCTTATTCGTAGCCCTTGGAATCCCCCGTCAGGAGAAGTGGATTGCCCGCCATATGCACCAACTTGGAGTGCCACTTTCAATGGGTGTAGGGGGTAGCTTTGATGTCATTTCGGGGCGAGTAAGGCGTGCGCCAAAATGGATGCAGGAGCACGGATTGGAATGGGCATTCCGCCTTGCAAATAATCCTAGAAAAATTGGCAAGGTTCTGACCCTTCCGCGCTTTGTGACAATGGTGCTCTTTTCGCCTAAAGTCCAGGAGAGCGAGTAACGAGTATTATGACTCAATCTACACAGGCAAAGCCAGTTCTTATAGTAGGAAGCGTTGCACTTGACACCGTAAAAACGCCGTTTGGCGAGGTCCGTGACGCACTCGGGGGCGCCGCTGTATACTCATCGGTGGCTGCAAGCTTCTTTGCACCAGTTCAGCTTGTTGGTATTGTCGGCACTGACTTTCCCGAAAAACACCTGAGGTTCCTTTCGTCCAGAAATATTGACCTTGCCGGTTTGCAGAGAGTCAAAGGAAAAACTTTTAGGTGGGCTGGCGAGTATGAGTATGATATTAACAAACGTCGGACGCTCAGCACAGAGCTGAACGTTTTCGAACGTTTTCGCCCACATATCCCAGAGGCATATCGGGATGCGAAATATGTTTTCCTAGCGAATATTGACCCCGAACTCCAACTAGAAGTGCTTGCCCAGGTAAAGAACCCTGTTCTCGTTATGTGCGACACCATGAACTTTTGGATTGAAGGCAAACGCGATGCTCTTATTGAGGTTCTAAAGAAAGTAGACATTGTTTTACTGAATGATGAGGAAGCACGTCAACTGTGTAATACGCCAAGTCTGGTCAAGGCTTCGCGAGACATTCGCGCGTTTGGTCCTTCGGTAGTTGTGATAAAAAAGGGCGAACATGGGGCGATTATGGTTACTGATAAGGCACATTTCTCCGCACCTTCCTATCCGCTAGAGGAGGTTGCAGACCCAACCGGCGCAGGTGATGCTTTCGCTGGTGGATTTATTGGCTATATCGCGGCAACTGGCAACACTAGCGAGACAAATCTCCGCAAAGCGACAATTTATGGGAGCACGCTAGCTTCTTTTTGTGTTGAAGATTTCAGCTTAGGAAGGCTTGCTACCTTATCGCCCGAAGAAATTGTTGCCAGATACTGTGAATTCAGGCAAATAGCATTTTTCGAACCATTATAGCAAAAAATAAATAAGATAAGCTCTTGAAGCAAATTTACGGGTTCTTCAAAGCAAATAGTATTCTTAAATCTGCAGAAGAAATCTTTGCTGGGTTTCTTGACCTTATTTATCCGCCAAAATGCGTCGTATGTGGCGAGCTAAATCCTCTCAGCATATGCCAAAATTGCTTTTCAAAATTCGAGCCCATTCCAAAGCCGTATTGTAGGCGATGCGGACATACTCTAGTTGATTCAAGGTGCAGAAATTGCTCAGGTTTAAAACGTTCCTTCGCCGCAGGTAGGGCAGCTGGTCAGTATGCTGGCAACCTAAGAGAAGCAATATGTAGGTTCAAGTATAACGGCATGCGAATGCTTGCCGAGCCTCTTGGCCGTTACATGCACGGTTACCTCGAAACTCGGGCGGATTTCCGCTGGCGTCAGGCTGATTGTATTGTGCCCGTGCCGATACATCCAATCCGTCGGAGACTGCGAGGATATAATCAAAGTGAATTGCTTGCCGAACATCTCTCCCGCTTAACAGGAAAGCCGTTGGTAAGCGATGCCCTTGTAAGGATAATCCATACCCGCCCACAAGTTGAGCTTGGGCCTGAAGAACGGCGTATAAACGTCCGCAATGCGTTTGCGGTCAAAAAGAGCAGTGCAATTGAAGGCAAGACAATTCTTCTGGTGGATGATGTTGCAACTACCTGTAGCACAGTTGATGAGTGCAGCATTACTCTTCTCAAAGCTGGGGCTTGCCGGGTTTATTTCCTCTGCATAGCCTTCGGAGCTTAGACGTCCATTGTTCGTAAAGCTAAAAGGTACAAATAGTTACCTTAGTAAACAATATCACGCAGTCCTCGCAATTTTGCGGATAAGTGAAAGGCAAGCGAAATCCAAAATAAAGAATGGAGGAGATTTAACGCATGCCCAGGGATCTGGTGCTGGGGAACGGCACGCTTCTGGTGAACTTGGATCGGAACCTGAATATTCGCGATCTCTACTATCCTCATGTTGGCCTGTACAACCATGTCGGTGGATATAAGAACCGCATTGGAGTATGGGTTGGCGGCCAGTTTTCATGGCTAGAGGATACTTGGTCAATTCGAATTGGATATAAGCCGCAGACGCTGATTACGGATGTCCATGCTTCGAACGGACGATTAGGGATAGGTCTCAGGTTTAACGATGCAGTTCATCCGGAGCTAAACTTGCTCCTGCGCCGGGTTTCGGTCGAGAATCTCCATCCCGAGGAGCGAGAAATTAGACTGTTTTTCAGCCATGATTTCCGCATTTATGAGACCGATGTAGGAGACACCGTCTTCTTCCACCCTTTCACAGGGGCGATTGTCCATTACAAACGTGATTGCTACATCTTGGTCAATGGCCGCATAGGAGACTCAGGAATATTTGAGTACGCGACCGGGATCAAGGAGTTTGGGGGAGCGGAGGGAACATGGCGGGATGCGGAAGATGGGTCCCTGAGCATGCATCCTATTGAACAAGGTTCTGTAGATTCCACCATAAGCTTCAAGTTGAGTGTGCCAGGCGATGGTTCTTGTGTTGTGGACTACTGGCTAGCTGTTGGCCACTCGCTGGATGAGGTTGAAGAGCTAAACTCAATCGCAGCTGGCAATACAATGGATTCGCTGATGGATGAATTCAGCGATCATTGGAGTAACTGTCTTAAAAAAGGCACCCCCCTCGATGCTCATTTACCACCCACAGTTGTCGACCTCTATGAGAGGAGTCTTCTGGTCCTTCAGACCCAGATTGACCGATGCGGCGGCATAGTGGCGGCAAACGACACGGACATAATGCAAACCGCGAGGGCACACTACAGCTATGTTTGGCCTCGCGACGGCGCATTGGTGGCAAATGCACTTGACAAGGCTGGCCACCCGGAATCGGCAAGGCGTTTTTTTTCGTTCTGTACTGGCTTACTGAGGCCAGATATGCCTTTCTTTCTCCAAAAATACTGTCCCGATGGTACGCTAGGGGCAACTTGGCACCCGTGGGTTGCCGATGGAGAACCGGAAATTCCATGCCAGCAGGACAGCACTGCATTAGTGATTTGGGCCGTTGGAGAGCACTGCGAACGGTACAAAGATAAAGATTATGCTCTTACAGCATACGAAGAATTGGTAGTTCAAGTTGCCGACTATATGATTGAAAATCTTGATCCTTCTACTAAACTGCCTCAGCCAAGCTACGACCTATGGGAGCAGCGAAGGGGAATTCATCTTTGGACGTGTAGTGCAGTCTATGGCGCTCTCTCAGCGGCAGCCAAACTAGCTAATTTTATAGATAAAAATCGAGCTCAAAAATATCACCAAGCAAGCAAATTGATAAGGAATGCTATTATTGATAATTTCTACGACGCGAACCTAGGTAGATTCGTTAGAAGCATATTCTTTGGGAGCAGTAAGATAGGAGCTGGCTCAGGGAAGGCTGAAGTCTCCGGCCAAGTCTCACAACCCAAAGTTGCGGACCCCACGCTTGATGTTTCCATGGCGGGTATTTTCCTCTTCGATGTACTTCCGCCTGACTCGCCTCAAGTTGTCAGCACAATGGAAGCTATTTATGACAGGCTGTGGGTTCGCACGCCTATCGGTGGGCTCGCACGGTACGAGGATGACTATTACTTCCAGGTAAGCTCAGATGTGAAGAATGTTCCTGGCAATCCTTGGTTTGTCTCGACGCTTTGGATGGCGGAGTGGTACATTTCGGTCGCACGAAGTCTGAGGGATCTTGAACCTGCGCTTGACTTGCTTCAATGGGTAGTGAGGCATGCATCGGAAGCCGGCTTACTTGCTGAGCAGATACATCCTTTTACAGGCCAGCCACTTGCAGTAATGCCGCTTACGTGGAGCCATGCGGCTTTTGTCTCTGTAGTTCAAAACTATCAGTCCAAAGTTCGAGAACTTATCGGGCGCAAGGCAGATAAGGCAGAGTTTTAGGCCTAGGATGGAACTAGGCAAAGGGGCGAATTAAAAAGAATTGCGATTGCCAGATTGAGTCCTCACCACCATCCCCCCAGAAATTTTAAGGATTTGAGTGGACTTTATCTTATTCAAAATCGAGGGATGTTAGTCCTATTGCGATATATATAATGTTGGAGGTAGAATTAGGTATCAAAAGTGAAGTGTAATGGATTAAAGCATGAGCTTTCTGATACCTTTTTCAAAGGCAACTATCGCGTTGTTCATTATAATAGACCCACTGGGTCTAATACCGCTGTTTCTAGCGCTTACGCAAGATGCTACTCCAGAAGAACGGCGTGCTATCCTTGCACGGGCTACAAAGGTCGCACTCCTTCTTTTGCTTCTTTTTGCTTTTACTGGGACTGGCATTCTGAGGTTGTTTGGAATCACCCTAAGTGATTTCAAGATAGCAGGCGGCATATTACTTCTCGTTGTAGCAATGAAAACAATCAGCGAGGCGCATTATGGCATTTCCTCGGCAGGCCAGACTGGCGTGGTCCCACTAGCAGTGCCATTACTAGTAGGCCCTGGTGCGATAACCACCACAATTGTATTAATAGGACTCTATGGCCTTTGGGTAACAGTAGCAGCTGTTATATCCTCATTTGCTGTTACTTTCCTAATATTCAGATATGTAAGCTTTCTTTACCGAATTCTTGGCAAGACAGGCTCAGATGTTATCGCCAAGATAATGGGGATGCTCCTTGCTGCGATTGCAGTTCAGTTCATCCGCCAGGGCATTCAAGAAGTCTTTCATCTATATTGAAATGCGACTGGTTGATTTTTGAATGCACTGATTTGATAGGGAATTCTCCGCATAGTTTACCCTCACTAGCCTTAGGGTATAGCTAGAATGAACTAACATATCCCAACCAAAAGCCTCAAAGACCGTCGTCGCTGGGCTATTGAAAGTTTGTGCTTAATTTACTTGTAAGTTAAGAAAAGGCGCTTCATGCGGAGAATAGGTATAGTAACCCCGGATTTCGAGCGTGACTGGGCAAGTAGAGAGCTTCTCAATGCGGCAATGAATGTTGCCGAGGGCTTGCCGATAGACCCCCTATCTTCGGTGATAGAGGTCGACAACAGCGGCTCAATACGTTTCGATGGCGAGCCTGCCGAAAGCTTTGACGCTTTTATTCTGCGGTATTTTAGTCAGCAAGGCGAAGTAGATTACCAATATGACGTATTTGAACTTATTGCGCGCAGTGGCAAGCTAATTATAAACTCTCTCGAGAGTTTGTCCGTTGCTGAGAGCAAAGCTCAAACGACATTTTTCCTGAAACAGGCAGGGTTGCCTGTGCCCCGCACGATTATTACTCAGAAAATTGATAAGGCGATGGCTGCGATAGAGAAGTTTGGTACAGCAGTAATTAAGCCCCTTTATGGTTCACATGGCATTGGTGTTGAAAAGGTTGTGCCTGAGACTAGCATGGAAATACTTCCAACCTTCTTGCAGCAATATCGTGCAGTTTACGTTCAAGAATTTATACCAAACAATGAAAGAGATATACGTGCCTTTGTGGTCGGTGATGAGGTTGTCGCTGCAATGTACCGATACGCTAGCGAAGGGCAGTGGAAGACAAATGTGTATCAAGGAGGTAAATGCGAACCTTGTAATTTAACAGACGAGATGCGGGAAATGTGTTTGGCAGCTGCGCGAATTCTGGGCCTTGATTATACCGGTGTGGACATAATAGAGGGTCCAAATGGTCCTCTAATATTGGAGCTTAATGGTGCTCCATCGTGGTTTGGATTGTCAGATACTACCTCGTGCGATATAGCCTCAGAAATTATTCAATACGTGCTTTGGAAGCTTGATAGAAGCCAACCTGCGCGCATGCCGATGGTCTTCACTATGAAACGTCAGCCATGAGATTCTACGAAGGCGATTTTTGATGGAACGATGGATTCAGCATTATGCGTAGCCTTTATCTGTACGCAATGTTTGGCATGGTTATCAAATGGTTATAACCAGATTGAGAAGGCGAAATAAAAAGGCTGGAGGGAACAAGGTTAAAGCCGATTTGCATTGACTGATGACATAAGTTCATAAAATGCGCGTAATTTATTTTGCTATGTTTAGCAAATAGACTTAATGAAGTCGGCAAAGTAGCTAACAAGATGTCATAAATTTTACAAAAATATCGACTAGGAGGGCGTTAAGAGATTAAAGATTTTGTCAAAAAGGTAATAAAGATTATGGCAATTAGCTTTGGGCTTTGACATCTTAAAACAATTTTTAATGTCGTTTGCCCGCAGAATAAACCAAGGGCAAACGAAAAATCGAAAAAACTCGCAGCGGGCTTTTTGCCCGGCGAGCACAGTAGGAGGTGAGATAGATGGCCAAGGAGAAGAAAGGCGCTATGACGGTAAGCGAGGCCGGACGCAAAGGTGGCCAGACCACGAGCAGCAGATACGGCCATGAGTTCTATGAGGAGATCGGCCACAAGGGCGGTCAGAAAGTCAAGAGGCTGATTGAGGAAGGTAAGAAGGCTGCCGCCTCGAAGTAATGTAGGTTCTCATTAGTTTGCAAAGAAGCAATACGCCAGGCTCTATTCTGGCGGGACAGATATCCTCTCGAATTTCCGGGAGGAGGTGAAAAAATGGCCGAGGAAGGCAAGGGCGGAATGAGTGTGAGCGAGGCCGGACGCCGAGGCGGCAAACGCACAGCCGAGACTCATGGCCACGAGTTCTATGAGGAGATTGGCAGGAAGGGCGGAGAAACAACCAGCGTAAAATATGGAACGCCCTTCTATGAGGAGATCGGCCATAAAGGCGGCCAGAAGGTGAAGAGGCTCATTGAAGAAGGCAAAAAGGCTATTGGAGAGAGCTAGCTTAGCTATGCAGCCATCCCCGCTCCGGCCCGGGGATGGCTGGAATAAGTTTCGCTAGCTTAATATAGCCTTGAAGTCTCCAGTCAAATTAATTCGTTTACTCCCAATTGAGGAGGTGAAACGAAATGGCAAAAAGAGATGTTGGTGATATAACGGTTAGCGAGGCTGGTCGCCGAGGTGGTAAACGCACTGCTCAAACTCACGGCCATGAGTTTTATGAGGAGATCGGTAAGAAAGGTGGCCGCAGAGGAGGCGAGACCACAGCTGAGCGTTATGGCCACGAATTTTATGAAGAAATAGGGCGTAAAGGTGGCCAAAAAGTTAAGAAGCTCATTGAGGAAGGTAAAAAGGCTCTTGGCGAATAGAGCATCTCTTTATTGGCTTCTTAACATGATTGGCTTTTAGTAAATTGGTTTCTTGTTGGTAATTTGTTAATTAAATGGGTATAAGGAAAATAGCAGTGCATGAAATTGGCAAAACTGTGAAATCACGGAAGGTAAGCGAGCCATGGCCGGCACGTCGAATGGACGTGGCATAAAGTGGATTGCCGCACTTGCAGTTCGGCCGGGCTCTTACATAATAAGCCCCATATAGTTCAAAAGGTGTCGTGCCAGCAGTTTAAGCTGGTCCGAGATTATAGTAAGCGAATGAAAGGAGGTGCTTCTCATGGCGCGTGAAAAGAAGGGGCAGATGACTGTGAGTGAAGCCGGAAGACGCGGTGGTGAGACCACCAGCGAGAAGTACGGCCATAAGTTCTATGAAGAGATCGGCAAAAAGGGCGGCAAGA is drawn from Armatimonadota bacterium and contains these coding sequences:
- a CDS encoding WecB/TagA/CpsF family glycosyltransferase, coding for MTVIRRVTILGVGIDDVNTDEALTIMEGFISSRKPHMVVTADSSGIVMSRYDSELRAIINSADLVTPDSYGILWAARRQGTPLRERVSGIDIVHLLCKRAAEKGYSIFLLGAAPGVSEAAAENLKRECPGLVVVGTHHGFFHEEESPKIVEFIKSCQPDILFVALGIPRQEKWIARHMHQLGVPLSMGVGGSFDVISGRVRRAPKWMQEHGLEWAFRLANNPRKIGKVLTLPRFVTMVLFSPKVQESE
- a CDS encoding bifunctional hydroxymethylpyrimidine kinase/phosphomethylpyrimidine kinase; the encoded protein is MTQSTQAKPVLIVGSVALDTVKTPFGEVRDALGGAAVYSSVAASFFAPVQLVGIVGTDFPEKHLRFLSSRNIDLAGLQRVKGKTFRWAGEYEYDINKRRTLSTELNVFERFRPHIPEAYRDAKYVFLANIDPELQLEVLAQVKNPVLVMCDTMNFWIEGKRDALIEVLKKVDIVLLNDEEARQLCNTPSLVKASRDIRAFGPSVVVIKKGEHGAIMVTDKAHFSAPSYPLEEVADPTGAGDAFAGGFIGYIAATGNTSETNLRKATIYGSTLASFCVEDFSLGRLATLSPEEIVARYCEFRQIAFFEPL
- a CDS encoding ComF family protein, with translation MKQIYGFFKANSILKSAEEIFAGFLDLIYPPKCVVCGELNPLSICQNCFSKFEPIPKPYCRRCGHTLVDSRCRNCSGLKRSFAAGRAAGQYAGNLREAICRFKYNGMRMLAEPLGRYMHGYLETRADFRWRQADCIVPVPIHPIRRRLRGYNQSELLAEHLSRLTGKPLVSDALVRIIHTRPQVELGPEERRINVRNAFAVKKSSAIEGKTILLVDDVATTCSTVDECSITLLKAGACRVYFLCIAFGA
- a CDS encoding glycoside hydrolase family 15 protein, with protein sequence MPRDLVLGNGTLLVNLDRNLNIRDLYYPHVGLYNHVGGYKNRIGVWVGGQFSWLEDTWSIRIGYKPQTLITDVHASNGRLGIGLRFNDAVHPELNLLLRRVSVENLHPEEREIRLFFSHDFRIYETDVGDTVFFHPFTGAIVHYKRDCYILVNGRIGDSGIFEYATGIKEFGGAEGTWRDAEDGSLSMHPIEQGSVDSTISFKLSVPGDGSCVVDYWLAVGHSLDEVEELNSIAAGNTMDSLMDEFSDHWSNCLKKGTPLDAHLPPTVVDLYERSLLVLQTQIDRCGGIVAANDTDIMQTARAHYSYVWPRDGALVANALDKAGHPESARRFFSFCTGLLRPDMPFFLQKYCPDGTLGATWHPWVADGEPEIPCQQDSTALVIWAVGEHCERYKDKDYALTAYEELVVQVADYMIENLDPSTKLPQPSYDLWEQRRGIHLWTCSAVYGALSAAAKLANFIDKNRAQKYHQASKLIRNAIIDNFYDANLGRFVRSIFFGSSKIGAGSGKAEVSGQVSQPKVADPTLDVSMAGIFLFDVLPPDSPQVVSTMEAIYDRLWVRTPIGGLARYEDDYYFQVSSDVKNVPGNPWFVSTLWMAEWYISVARSLRDLEPALDLLQWVVRHASEAGLLAEQIHPFTGQPLAVMPLTWSHAAFVSVVQNYQSKVRELIGRKADKAEF
- a CDS encoding MarC family protein, producing the protein MSFLIPFSKATIALFIIIDPLGLIPLFLALTQDATPEERRAILARATKVALLLLLLFAFTGTGILRLFGITLSDFKIAGGILLLVVAMKTISEAHYGISSAGQTGVVPLAVPLLVGPGAITTTIVLIGLYGLWVTVAAVISSFAVTFLIFRYVSFLYRILGKTGSDVIAKIMGMLLAAIAVQFIRQGIQEVFHLY
- a CDS encoding RimK family alpha-L-glutamate ligase codes for the protein MRRIGIVTPDFERDWASRELLNAAMNVAEGLPIDPLSSVIEVDNSGSIRFDGEPAESFDAFILRYFSQQGEVDYQYDVFELIARSGKLIINSLESLSVAESKAQTTFFLKQAGLPVPRTIITQKIDKAMAAIEKFGTAVIKPLYGSHGIGVEKVVPETSMEILPTFLQQYRAVYVQEFIPNNERDIRAFVVGDEVVAAMYRYASEGQWKTNVYQGGKCEPCNLTDEMREMCLAAARILGLDYTGVDIIEGPNGPLILELNGAPSWFGLSDTTSCDIASEIIQYVLWKLDRSQPARMPMVFTMKRQP
- a CDS encoding Em GEA1 (EM1), with product MAKEKKGAMTVSEAGRKGGQTTSSRYGHEFYEEIGHKGGQKVKRLIEEGKKAAASK